A window of Bacillus sp. DX3.1 genomic DNA:
AATACGCCAACATCATTCCCAGAAAGTGTGAATTTGATTTCTCGGCCTTTTACTTCTTTCGTAATCATCACATCCACGCCCATTTCCTGAACAACACTCTGTAAGTACTGCTCGGCTTCTTGGATAGGATCTTTTTTCAATACAACTTCTACGATAGCAGGACGGCTTCCTAGAAACCCTAGAAACCCTCTCTTACCCTCATCAACAATTTTCACATCTACTTGATCTCTTAAGACTTCTAGTTGTGTTAATGCTTCTTGTACTGCCTTCTCGACTGTTTGTCCTTTAGCAGTAATTATACTCACTTGCTTGATCCTCCAGCCTTACTAGCCTTAATTTCAGGCCCTTTGATCATATACATTTGAGCAATACCAAAAATATTACCGACTACCCAATATAGGGATAATGCTGCTGGGAAGTTAATTGCAAAGATTAAAATCATAATCGGCATAAGCCAAATCATCATTGCCATTTGCGGATTTTGTCCAGCAGTACCTGCCATTGCAAGTTTTTGCTGAATAAATGTTGTGATTGCCGCAACCACTGGAAGGATATAGTACGGATCTGCCTGTCCTAAATCAAACCATAAGAATGTATGTTTACTAATCTCTTCCGTTCTCATAATCGCATGATAAAATGCGAATAAAATCGGCATTTGAACAAAGATTGGTAAACAACCTGCTAATGGATTTACACCGTGCGTTTTATACAACTGCATCATTTCTTGTTGTAACTTTTGCTGCGTCGCTTGGTCTTTAGAACTATATTTCTCTTTCAGCTTCGCCATTTCTGGTTGTAACGCTTGCATTGCTTTTGTACTCTTCGTTTGTTTAATCATTAGTGGTAATAATGCAAAACGAATAATAAGAGTTGTAACAACAATCGCTAAACCATAATTACTACCAAATAAGTTTGCAAAATACGTGATTAACTGAGAAAGCGGGTATACGAAATATTCATTCCAAATTCCCGTACTTTTCGGCGTAATCGGCTGATTCGTTTCAGTACAGCCAGTAGCGATTGCCATTAAAGCA
This region includes:
- the spoIIIJ gene encoding YidC family membrane integrase SpoIIIJ; its protein translation is MKKKIGLLVMVVALMAIATGCTETNQPITPKSTGIWNEYFVYPLSQLITYFANLFGSNYGLAIVVTTLIIRFALLPLMIKQTKSTKAMQALQPEMAKLKEKYSSKDQATQQKLQQEMMQLYKTHGVNPLAGCLPIFVQMPILFAFYHAIMRTEEISKHTFLWFDLGQADPYYILPVVAAITTFIQQKLAMAGTAGQNPQMAMMIWLMPIMILIFAINFPAALSLYWVVGNIFGIAQMYMIKGPEIKASKAGGSSK